One window of Dehalobacterium formicoaceticum genomic DNA carries:
- a CDS encoding trimethylamine methyltransferase family protein, with protein MNTIRANSVTNQSVQFQVLNEGQCREIVHAAFRVLERTGCDVHHERARKILKDAGCSVDGIRVKIPTHLVEKAIRTAPSQITIYDREGNPTLHLGNNGKSYWSPGYENQYRIDRKTGEKRLTVKQDVYETGLVCDAMPNIDMCTGLAYISDCDPRLADVYETRLLLETTTKPIWLWQFDIENLKAQMDMFAACAGGMDKFLAKPSVVAGGAASTPLCHAEDTLEKVMYMNEIGIPTPYVVACLLGGTTPVTIAGSYVLGLADTLFGLVLGQLINEGCPYLGCTWTDMFDMSTMALSMTGPEASLGAAGSADLFRYLDLPFVVHLGCTDSPILDEQAALDMGTQILMGTLSGGNICQFLGFLEAAMSSSLESLVFCNEAIDYARSIVGGIEVSAETLAEDAIHNVGPSGNFLGEEHTLNHFKERWTPKNCVRTTYEKWAENGKKDFKARAVEKVDQIVAAGIRKPLAPEVLAELDAIIAKAEARIK; from the coding sequence ATGAATACCATTAGAGCAAATTCAGTAACCAATCAAAGTGTTCAGTTTCAGGTTTTAAATGAGGGACAATGCAGGGAAATCGTGCACGCTGCTTTTAGGGTTTTAGAAAGAACCGGCTGTGATGTTCATCATGAACGTGCCCGGAAGATTTTAAAGGACGCTGGATGCAGCGTTGACGGTATCAGAGTCAAAATTCCTACTCATTTAGTGGAAAAAGCGATCCGCACAGCTCCCTCCCAAATTACGATTTATGATCGAGAAGGCAATCCGACATTACACCTGGGAAATAACGGTAAAAGTTATTGGAGCCCCGGTTATGAAAACCAGTACAGAATTGATAGGAAGACTGGAGAAAAGAGATTAACAGTCAAGCAAGACGTCTATGAAACCGGTCTGGTCTGTGATGCAATGCCTAATATCGATATGTGCACAGGCCTTGCCTATATTTCTGACTGTGATCCCAGGCTGGCCGACGTATACGAAACCCGTCTTTTACTGGAAACCACCACAAAACCCATTTGGCTGTGGCAGTTTGATATTGAAAATCTCAAGGCTCAGATGGATATGTTTGCCGCCTGTGCCGGCGGCATGGATAAATTCCTGGCGAAACCTTCTGTCGTAGCCGGTGGTGCAGCTTCTACACCTCTTTGTCACGCAGAAGATACTTTGGAAAAAGTCATGTACATGAACGAAATTGGAATTCCCACACCTTATGTAGTTGCCTGCTTGCTGGGCGGGACTACTCCTGTCACCATCGCCGGCAGCTATGTTTTAGGTTTGGCAGATACTCTTTTCGGTCTGGTGCTTGGTCAGTTGATTAATGAAGGTTGTCCATATCTCGGTTGTACCTGGACAGATATGTTTGATATGAGTACGATGGCTCTTTCTATGACAGGTCCTGAAGCCTCCTTGGGCGCTGCTGGGTCAGCAGATCTCTTCCGTTATTTGGATCTTCCTTTTGTCGTTCATCTTGGCTGCACTGATTCTCCTATTCTTGACGAGCAGGCTGCTCTTGACATGGGTACTCAGATCCTGATGGGTACACTAAGTGGTGGGAATATTTGCCAATTCCTTGGCTTTTTAGAGGCGGCCATGTCCTCTTCTCTGGAAAGCTTGGTATTTTGCAATGAAGCAATTGATTATGCCCGCAGCATTGTGGGTGGTATTGAAGTAAGCGCTGAAACATTAGCGGAGGACGCAATCCATAATGTCGGCCCCAGTGGAAACTTTCTGGGAGAAGAACATACCTTAAACCACTTTAAGGAAAGATGGACTCCAAAAAATTGTGTGAGAACCACTTATGAAAAATGGGCTGAAAATGGTAAAAAAGATTTCAAAGCTCGGGCTGTTGAAAAGGTAGATCAGATCGTTGCAGCCGGTATCCGTAAACCACTTGCCCCTGAGGTTCTTGCCGAATTGGATGCCATTATCGCAAAAGCTGAAGCCAGAATCAAATAA
- a CDS encoding trimethylamine methyltransferase family protein, producing MNTLRANSVTKQSVQFKVLNDGQCREIVHAAFRVLERTGCTVHHEEALKLLQDAGCNVDGNRVRIPTHLLEKAIRTAPTQITIYDREGNPALHLGAASGKSHFIAGMENQYLIDTDTGEKRLTTKQDVANVGKVIDALPNVDVACGLACISDCTPQMADVYEARILLENTTKPIIVWNFDLDGIKTQVEMCAAVAGGMDKFLAKPFILAGGAASTPLAHSEDALDKMLYMFKLGLPGPYVAATMLGGTAPATLAGSFVMGLADTLVGLLLSQLTNEGCPFIATTYTDILDMKSMAFCLTGPEVALGQAATADIFRYLDLPFSVHLGVTDSPVFDQQAAFDIGVQIYTGILSGANLNMFLGYLETAMSASLECLVFGDEVIGYCRRIVEGIEVSAETLAEEAINNVGPNGNFLGEEHTMNHFKERWVPTNFIRTTYEKWADDGGKDLKVRAHEKVKNILAQEIRKPLAPEVLAELDAIVAEAEKRYQK from the coding sequence ATGAATACCCTTAGAGCAAATTCAGTCACCAAACAAAGTGTGCAATTTAAAGTTCTGAATGACGGACAATGCAGGGAAATCGTGCATGCTGCTTTTAGAGTATTGGAAAGAACCGGTTGCACCGTTCACCATGAAGAAGCATTAAAACTATTGCAGGATGCCGGATGTAACGTAGACGGTAACAGAGTAAGAATCCCTACCCATTTGTTAGAAAAAGCCATCAGAACAGCTCCCACCCAGATCACCATTTATGACCGAGAAGGCAATCCTGCCTTGCACCTTGGTGCCGCCAGCGGGAAAAGTCATTTTATCGCCGGGATGGAAAATCAATATCTGATCGATACGGACACCGGAGAAAAAAGACTCACCACGAAACAGGATGTGGCCAATGTGGGTAAGGTAATTGATGCCCTGCCCAATGTGGACGTAGCTTGCGGTCTGGCATGCATTTCTGACTGTACCCCCCAGATGGCTGACGTTTATGAAGCGCGTATTTTGCTGGAAAACACCACAAAACCAATTATTGTGTGGAACTTTGATTTAGATGGTATCAAAACCCAGGTTGAAATGTGTGCTGCAGTTGCCGGCGGTATGGATAAATTCCTGGCCAAACCTTTTATCCTCGCCGGGGGCGCTGCCAGCACCCCTCTTGCCCATTCGGAAGATGCCCTTGATAAGATGCTGTATATGTTCAAACTGGGCTTGCCGGGCCCTTACGTTGCGGCCACCATGTTAGGCGGTACCGCTCCTGCAACTTTGGCGGGCAGTTTTGTCATGGGGTTGGCGGATACTTTAGTGGGACTTCTCCTTTCCCAGCTAACCAATGAAGGATGTCCCTTTATTGCCACAACCTATACAGACATTCTTGATATGAAATCCATGGCATTTTGCCTGACCGGCCCGGAAGTTGCTTTGGGGCAGGCGGCCACTGCAGACATTTTCCGTTATTTGGATCTGCCCTTCAGCGTACATCTTGGGGTTACGGATTCTCCGGTCTTTGACCAACAAGCGGCCTTTGATATCGGCGTGCAAATCTACACCGGAATTTTGAGCGGTGCGAACCTGAATATGTTCCTGGGCTATCTGGAAACCGCCATGTCGGCATCTCTGGAATGCTTGGTTTTTGGGGATGAAGTTATTGGCTATTGTCGTCGTATTGTGGAGGGGATTGAAGTAAGTGCCGAAACACTGGCGGAAGAAGCTATTAATAACGTAGGCCCTAACGGCAATTTCCTGGGTGAAGAACATACCATGAACCACTTCAAAGAAAGATGGGTACCCACCAACTTTATCAGAACCACTTATGAGAAGTGGGCTGATGACGGCGGAAAAGATTTAAAAGTCAGAGCTCATGAAAAGGTGAAAAACATTCTGGCTCAGGAAATCAGGAAACCCTTGGCTCCGGAGGTCTTGGCAGAATTAGACGCTATTGTGGCAGAAGCAGAAAAGAGATATCAGAAATAA
- a CDS encoding MFS transporter yields the protein MKNNFLLKIVILLMSFAMMGDSVIVPIVPNIFEAFPDASPFLQNFIISGPMLIAIPATLICGKLAQFISKKYLLIFSYLIAAFAGIGIAFVDSVFLFVLFRSLLGITFGFLAASAFGLIAELFKEEKERSSVMGWYNSMTALFGVLIATASGYIAVSNWHYSFFINIAAIPIVLLMIFVLPVTPPEGKVQQDGDQNEKQKMPYLKVGALSVSAIVYNALYMILFYFVAVYLQEANLGDASTAGIMSSVGTVGSFVAGMIFANFYGKVKRFTPATFFLVLAACYFVLSMDVNLLIVGIAVFVAGWTYNLSMSYYFLTATMIVPPAVLTLSTGITNASIGLGCYLAPSAINWYQEIFNVPTLKGTFLYVALTLVVCGVISIILAMRHSKNLPVIESQDMKGQA from the coding sequence ATGAAAAACAATTTTTTATTAAAAATAGTTATTCTTTTAATGAGTTTTGCGATGATGGGAGACAGTGTCATAGTTCCCATCGTTCCCAATATTTTTGAAGCCTTCCCGGATGCCAGTCCCTTTCTACAAAATTTCATCATCTCAGGGCCAATGCTCATTGCCATTCCGGCGACTTTAATCTGCGGGAAACTGGCCCAATTCATCAGTAAGAAATATCTGTTGATTTTTTCCTATTTGATCGCGGCTTTTGCCGGCATTGGAATTGCCTTTGTAGATTCAGTTTTTTTATTTGTACTCTTTAGAAGTTTATTAGGAATAACATTTGGATTCCTAGCCGCAAGTGCTTTCGGTCTCATTGCAGAATTGTTCAAGGAAGAAAAAGAACGCAGCAGCGTTATGGGTTGGTATAATTCAATGACGGCACTTTTCGGAGTTCTGATCGCCACTGCCTCAGGATATATTGCCGTGTCCAATTGGCATTACTCATTTTTCATTAATATCGCGGCCATACCGATCGTGCTGCTGATGATCTTTGTCCTACCGGTTACTCCGCCTGAAGGAAAGGTTCAGCAAGATGGGGATCAGAATGAAAAGCAAAAGATGCCTTATCTGAAGGTAGGGGCTTTGTCAGTGTCAGCCATCGTATATAATGCCTTATACATGATACTCTTCTACTTTGTGGCGGTATATTTGCAAGAAGCAAATTTAGGTGATGCGTCTACTGCCGGCATCATGTCATCAGTTGGGACCGTAGGCAGCTTTGTTGCCGGAATGATTTTCGCTAATTTCTATGGCAAGGTCAAAAGATTTACTCCTGCTACTTTCTTCTTAGTGTTGGCAGCATGCTATTTTGTACTGAGTATGGATGTAAATTTATTGATTGTGGGGATTGCTGTTTTTGTTGCAGGCTGGACATATAACCTCAGTATGTCCTATTACTTCTTGACAGCAACGATGATCGTACCGCCCGCTGTTCTTACCCTTTCAACAGGTATCACTAATGCATCCATTGGACTGGGCTGTTATCTTGCACCATCTGCGATCAATTGGTATCAAGAAATATTTAATGTTCCAACGCTAAAAGGGACTTTCCTGTATGTGGCATTGACTTTGGTTGTCTGTGGGGTTATCTCGATCATTTTAGCTATGCGTCACAGTAAAAACTTACCTGTCATAGAGAGCCAGGACATGAAAGGCCAAGCATAA
- a CDS encoding YlmC/YmxH family sporulation protein, with protein MIKVSDLKVKDIINIVDGKRLGYIKDIELNLAAGRIHSLILPGTTKFMGIFGRCDDVAIAWNQIKKVGADVILVEVQSFSELRNQEPPEDLDAPY; from the coding sequence ATGATTAAGGTATCCGACTTGAAAGTGAAAGATATTATTAATATCGTGGATGGGAAAAGATTAGGTTATATTAAGGATATAGAATTGAATCTGGCGGCAGGGCGTATTCATTCCCTTATTTTGCCCGGCACCACAAAATTTATGGGAATATTCGGCCGATGTGATGATGTGGCCATCGCCTGGAATCAGATTAAAAAGGTGGGTGCTGATGTAATTCTGGTGGAGGTGCAGTCCTTTTCTGAGCTTAGGAATCAAGAACCACCGGAAGATTTAGACGCGCCATATTGA
- the nrdR gene encoding transcriptional regulator NrdR: protein MRCPFCHYADSKVLESRSADEGSSIRRRRECLGCQRRFTTYEKIEERPLIVVKKDGRREFFDSKKLLHGIVKACEKRPVSYEQLEEIVAGIEKEYGHALEREISSDLIGEAVMKRLKDLDEVAYVRFASVYRQFEDVNTFIEEIQQLQKKS from the coding sequence ATGCGTTGTCCATTTTGTCATTATGCAGATTCAAAAGTACTGGAATCACGTTCGGCTGATGAAGGAAGCAGTATTCGCCGGAGACGGGAATGTCTGGGTTGTCAACGCAGGTTTACTACATATGAAAAAATTGAGGAGCGTCCTTTAATTGTGGTCAAAAAAGACGGTCGACGGGAATTCTTTGACAGTAAAAAGCTTTTACACGGTATTGTCAAGGCCTGCGAAAAAAGGCCTGTTTCTTATGAACAATTAGAAGAGATCGTGGCCGGTATCGAAAAGGAATATGGTCATGCTTTGGAGCGGGAGATCAGCTCTGATTTAATCGGTGAGGCGGTTATGAAACGACTAAAGGATTTGGATGAAGTGGCTTATGTACGGTTTGCTTCCGTCTATCGTCAATTTGAGGATGTGAACACCTTTATCGAAGAAATTCAGCAATTGCAAAAAAAATCATAG
- the nrdD gene encoding anaerobic ribonucleoside-triphosphate reductase, which produces MFTTIQKRDGRRAAFNEKKITDAIFKAAQSEGGEDRQTAMELTLEVMKYLKETYNGNIFGVEDVQDAVEKILIEKGHARTAKAYILYRAKRNRVREGKSDLMEAVKQILVETSRENANVSNSPSAKMLQIASAASRTYYLSRLIPEEFSLAHRQGEIHIHDLDFYAKTLTCVQIPLGQLLQQGFDNGHGYIRPPKRPGSAAALAAIILQSSQNDMHGGQSFAFFDRDMAPFVEQASEEETFQAMEALIYNLNSMHSRAGSQVPFSSLNVGTETGESARKVTRNLLLAYEKGLGRGENPIFPNIIFRLKEGINLNPGDPNRDLFELAMRVAARRMNPTFSFMDASFNQEYGTDVSYMGCRTRVMANRRGPAVTEKRGNLSFTTINLPRIGLKARGNVDQFYRYLDQALDLTARQLYHRYQIQANLKVRDMPFLMGQNLYLDSEELGMNDPVEKAIQHGTLSIGFIGLAEALTALTGKHHGEAAESRQLGEEIIAYMRKKIDQYCDDYDLNYTLLATPAEGLSGRFVGHDGEEFGILPGVTDKEYYTNSFHIPVGYPISMFEKMAIEGPYHKYCNAGHISYVELASPPIHNLEAVETIIRHMAASDIGYAGINFPIDFCLGCSHLGVINEDSCPVCGSSAIRRVRRITGYFSTVDRFNDAKLAELKDRVAHSGS; this is translated from the coding sequence GTGTTTACTACGATTCAAAAAAGAGATGGCCGCAGGGCTGCTTTTAACGAAAAGAAAATCACCGATGCCATTTTTAAAGCGGCCCAGTCTGAAGGCGGGGAGGATCGTCAGACGGCGATGGAGTTAACCTTGGAGGTGATGAAGTACTTAAAAGAAACATATAATGGTAATATTTTCGGTGTAGAAGATGTGCAGGACGCGGTGGAAAAAATATTAATTGAAAAAGGACATGCCCGTACCGCGAAAGCCTATATTCTATACCGTGCTAAGCGAAATCGGGTGCGGGAGGGCAAATCGGATTTGATGGAGGCGGTGAAACAGATTCTGGTGGAAACCAGCCGGGAAAACGCTAATGTGAGCAATTCCCCCTCGGCCAAAATGCTGCAAATCGCCAGCGCTGCCAGCCGTACCTATTATTTATCTCGCTTGATCCCGGAGGAGTTTTCTTTAGCTCATCGTCAAGGGGAGATACATATTCATGATTTAGATTTTTATGCCAAAACCTTAACCTGTGTGCAAATCCCTTTAGGTCAGTTATTGCAGCAGGGCTTTGATAACGGACATGGCTATATTCGTCCGCCGAAACGTCCCGGCTCGGCTGCGGCCTTGGCGGCAATTATCTTACAAAGCTCCCAAAATGATATGCACGGTGGACAGTCCTTCGCTTTCTTTGACCGGGACATGGCGCCTTTCGTGGAGCAGGCCTCGGAGGAAGAAACCTTTCAGGCCATGGAAGCCTTGATATATAACCTAAATAGTATGCATAGCAGGGCGGGCAGCCAGGTCCCCTTTTCCAGCTTGAATGTAGGCACAGAGACCGGAGAGTCCGCCCGGAAGGTGACCCGGAATCTGCTCCTAGCTTATGAAAAAGGTTTGGGCCGAGGGGAAAACCCCATCTTCCCCAATATTATTTTCCGCTTGAAGGAAGGGATTAACCTAAATCCGGGAGATCCCAACCGGGATTTATTTGAATTGGCCATGCGGGTGGCGGCGCGCCGCATGAACCCCACCTTCAGCTTTATGGATGCCAGCTTTAATCAAGAGTATGGCACGGATGTGAGCTACATGGGATGCCGTACCCGGGTGATGGCCAACCGGAGAGGTCCGGCTGTTACGGAGAAACGGGGCAATCTTTCCTTTACCACAATTAATCTGCCCCGCATCGGCCTTAAGGCTAGGGGTAATGTTGATCAGTTTTACCGATATTTAGACCAAGCCTTGGATTTAACGGCCCGGCAATTATATCACCGCTATCAGATCCAAGCGAACTTAAAGGTGCGGGACATGCCTTTCCTGATGGGGCAGAATTTGTATCTTGATTCTGAAGAGCTGGGCATGAACGATCCTGTGGAAAAAGCGATTCAGCACGGGACTCTATCTATCGGTTTTATTGGTTTGGCGGAAGCCTTAACGGCTCTAACGGGCAAGCATCATGGGGAAGCGGCGGAATCCCGGCAGCTGGGGGAAGAGATCATCGCCTATATGCGGAAAAAAATTGACCAATACTGCGATGATTATGATTTAAACTATACTCTGCTGGCCACACCGGCGGAAGGCTTATCGGGACGCTTTGTGGGGCATGACGGGGAAGAATTCGGTATTCTTCCAGGAGTGACGGACAAAGAATATTATACCAATTCATTCCATATCCCTGTGGGATATCCTATTTCCATGTTTGAGAAGATGGCTATCGAAGGGCCTTACCATAAATATTGTAATGCCGGACATATCAGCTATGTGGAATTAGCATCGCCCCCTATCCATAATCTGGAGGCGGTGGAAACGATTATTCGTCATATGGCGGCCAGTGATATCGGTTATGCCGGGATTAATTTTCCTATTGATTTTTGCCTTGGGTGCAGTCATTTAGGCGTTATCAATGAGGATTCCTGCCCTGTTTGCGGCAGCAGTGCCATTCGCAGGGTGCGCCGGATCACCGGTTACTTCAGTACCGTGGACCGGTTTAATGACGCCAAGCTTGCGGAATTAAAAGATCGGGTTGCTCATAGCGGCAGTTAA
- the nrdG gene encoding anaerobic ribonucleoside-triphosphate reductase activating protein, giving the protein MELRIAGIVPESVVDGPGIRFVVFVQGCPHHCPGCHNPDTHDFNGGEVAQVSDLVAQIKALPPVRGVTISGGEPFCQGQACSTLAHEVKKLGKDVIVYSGYTYEQLREMAVGDHHIQALLSATEILIDGPFLQEQRDLNLPFRGSANQRLIKPGEEGFF; this is encoded by the coding sequence ATGGAACTTCGTATTGCCGGTATTGTTCCGGAAAGTGTGGTGGATGGACCGGGCATCCGGTTTGTGGTTTTTGTCCAAGGTTGCCCTCATCACTGTCCCGGCTGTCATAACCCGGATACCCATGATTTTAATGGCGGGGAAGTGGCCCAGGTTTCTGATCTGGTGGCTCAAATTAAGGCATTACCTCCGGTAAGGGGGGTTACCATTAGCGGAGGGGAGCCCTTTTGTCAGGGACAGGCCTGCAGCACTCTAGCCCATGAAGTGAAAAAACTGGGCAAGGATGTAATTGTGTATTCAGGCTACACCTACGAACAGCTCCGGGAAATGGCGGTCGGGGATCACCATATCCAGGCTCTTCTTTCCGCCACTGAAATTTTAATCGACGGCCCTTTTCTTCAGGAACAGCGTGACTTGAACTTACCCTTCAGAGGATCGGCCAATCAGCGTCTGATTAAGCCTGGTGAAGAAGGATTCTTTTAA